A stretch of DNA from Natronorubrum halophilum:
CGAAACGGTTCGTATTCGAGCTACTGCAGAGGCCGAACAACTTATCGAATCTAGTCGGGAAGCGGCACTGTCCACAGCAAATGTCAAAGGAGAAGAACAGGAAGGTGCTACGCAGACTAATCATGAAAAGCCCTCGCAGAAAGACACCGACCATGACCGACGGGGCGAATTGATTGCCGAATTGAAGCACCTCGACGAAAACTGGTCTAACGTCGATAGAAGGCTGCTCTACTCAGTCGGTGACAACCACCCAGACGAGTATGAGGAAATATTCGGAACCCTCAACGCTGCACTGTCCGCCGCTGGCCTCGAGGACACAACTGACCGCGATACTGGCACAGAATCATCGAATACTGGCACTACAAATGACAAACTAGAGCAAGCGCTCAGAGAAGTTGGGCTAGCTAATGAGCCCGGTAGCTGACTCGATGAAGTGCTCTATCGTCTCTTTTGTCGGCTAAACCGTCTTCGTGTCCGTGGAAACACCATGTATTGAAAAGACGTGAATACTATAGGGGCGGTCGCCAATCGACACAGTATGTCAAGTGGATCGCTCGAGGGCACACTCGAAACTGTCCAAGAGGAGTTGGAATCACTAGGGGTGGAAGATGCGTTAGCACGGGAGGTTGTCTCGTATCGACTGCTTGTTGAGAGACTCGGCGAAGAGCGAAACAACGAGTGGTGGGAATCCCTCGTTTTCACCGAAACGGGACGGGATCGGCTCGAAGAAGTAACTCCCAAAACCGCAGTCAAAGCGCGAATTGACCTTGCACAACGTATCGGTAAGAAAGTAGAACAGGACCGGGTATCCGACAACACGGTCTCTCTCTTCTATCTCGGGCCGACTGCGGAGTCACAGATCGATGCTGAACTTGAGAACATCGAGAAGGAGGACGTTCCGTTTGAGACGCTTGAATCGCTTTCAATTACCTTTGATGAGACGGGATGGGCAGATGATCTCGTCGATGATACCGAGCCCGCCATAGATACGACAGATACAGTGATGCAGATCGGGGAGATTACCGACAAATCTGACCTCAAGTCGCGGCGTACACTTCGTGAAGTCGCGCGACAGTGTGTAGTAGCATACGGGCAATCTACTCACAACGACCTTCGAGTACCCTACTACAACATCGATCGATGATGACTCAACCAGATTCGGAAGACGTCGAGTACGACTCTTGGATAGCCCACAATACGACGTATATCGAGGAGACGAAACGCGTTCTCGAGGAGTATGTTGAGCTGCAGTCTTTCGAGGAAACCAAAGAACGAGTCATCGGTGATAATATTCTAAACAAAGATACCAACAAGTATCGAAGGGACGTATTTCGCGAGATCGCTCGTCGGTATATCCCTTATGAAGACGAGTATGCTGAAACACCGCTGATGCGCGTACTGGCATCCGAAGTAGATGAGACGATTAAAGAGTGGATCCTCTACTACGAATTTTCGCAGAATGAGTTGATTCATCGATTAACAGTCGACTTCCTGTACGGGAAATACACGAGTGGCTCTCTCCTTATCCAAGCCCCAGAAATACGTGAGTACATCACTGTACTGGGAGAGGACCATCCTGAGATACAGGAATGGTCCCAGAGTACCCTCGAGGAAGCGAGTACGAAGTATCTGAGCGCTTTGAAGAACTTTGGACTACTGAAGGGAACCCAAGAAAAAGAGTTTGAAGTCTTCTATGTTCCTGACGAAGCGATAGCGTACGTCTGCTACCAGCTCTGCGAAGACGACGCTGAGACGGTAGAGGAACTCGTGTCACATCCTGATTGGCGGTTGTTCCTCTTCGACGAAGACGAGGTGCGACGGAGGTTGCAAGGGATTAGCCCCCGGTACATCCGATACGAAAAGCGAGGTAGTACCGAACGAATCGAACCGGTTTTCGACGACGTTTACGAGGCCATCGATGACTTCTAGTAAGATACAATCCCGAATGGAGGAGCTTGAGTCGTTGACAATAGACAACCGAGAGCGTATCGGCCGACGCACTGGCGTTCCGTTTATTGTGTTCACATACGATCCAAAAGACGAATTCTCGGTCGATGACACGGTAGAAGCGTACGTCAAAAAACTGCGCAACCGAGGACAGTCAGTGGAATGGATCGACATGCGCGACCTCGTCTTTACTCTCCTCGAGGAAGAACACATTCTCGATGCTGTCATCGAGAAAGAGCAGGCCAACGAAGGAGAGTTGCGTCAAGGGCTCTCTTCCGTCCTCCTCGGTGGACGAACCGACGAACAAGGACTGATTGCGGAAACGATCAAGGACCGTATCGCCGATGTCGATACTGCGGTAGTGTACAGAACTGGGGTCTTGTATCCCTTCGCTGGCATCTCTTCGATTCTCATGCAGTTAGAAAACGAAATTGAAACACCGTTCGTCGTCTTCTATCCCGCAGTCAAAGAAGACAAGAGTTTAAAATTCCTCGACAAAACAGAGGGGACATACTACCGCGCTCGGGTGATCTAATATGAGTTCAAACACGATAACAACGATTGACGAGATCTTCTATCGGTCGATAGACCGGCACATCAACCGCGTCGTTAAGGTTGAACAAGACGACACAGAGACGGTAAAACAGGAACTCGACGAGTACGTACTAACCGGGTCTCTCGAGCAGCACTACCTGAAGATTCTGGAGGCGATTCGAGATACAGAGCACAATCCGACCGACGAAACGGGGGTCTGGATTTCCGGGTTCTTCGGCTCAGGAAAGAGCCATTTCATGAAGATTCTCGGTTACATTCTGGAGGATAAGACGCTCCCCGACGGTCGATCCGCCGCAGAGGCGTTCAAGCCTCGAGCGCAAGATGAAACCCTGAAAGCGACCGTCGACGCCGTCAGCCGAACGTTCGATTCGGAGGTGCTGATGTTCCAGATCGGCTCGCGAACGAGCCGAGCCGGCGAGGATTCGATCACCGACGTGATCAACCGCGAATTCAATCGCAAGCAAGGCTACGCGGAACTCCCATGGGTCGCACGTCTGGAAGAGGACCTCGAAAAGGAAGGACGATACGAAGCGTTCAAAGAGGCAGTCGAAGCCAACGACGGACGAAACTGGGAGGAGATTCAGCAGAGCGCTGCGTTCATCGAGCCAAAAATCGAACAGGGGCTCGTCGATGCCGTTCCCAATTTCGACGAGCAGGACGCGAAGAACGCGATAGAGAACGTCAAGGACGAGCCGGAGATCACTCCTGCCTCGCTCGCGGAACGAATTCTCGACTACGTCGAGCAGAAAGAGGCCGAAACGGATCAAGACGTTCGATTCTTCGTCTTTCTGGACGAGATCTCGCAGTTCATCGGTGACGACGAGCAGTTACTCCTTGAACTCCAGAGTATTGCCGAAAAATTCGGAGAAAAGGGGATGGGGAAGCTCTGGCTCGGAGTAACCTCTCAAGAGAAACTCGAGGAACTCGTTCCTGGGGTACTTGCGAAGAACCTCGAAGAGTCGAAAGTCGGCGACCGGTTCCCGCACCAAACGGACCTCATCTCGGATAACCTCGACGACGTCGTTCGTGACCGTATCTTGCAAAAGAAGGGAGATGCAATCCCATCGATCAAGACGCTGTACGGCGATAATGAGGGGCGACTGAGTGCCAGATACAAACTCAACTCATCCCGTCAGATGGAGACGATCGACGATGAGTCGTTCGTCGAGTGCTATCCGTTTCTTCCCTACCAGCTCGAAATACTGCCCCAGATCTTCGCAGCCCTTCGTGGTCGAGGATCCGACGACCGGCTGACCGGCCGCGAACGGACACTCATCGACGTTACGCAGAGCGTCTTCAACGAACCGCACAACCTTCGTAATCGTGAGCTGGGGGCACTCGCGACACTCGATCTCGTATACGAGGAAATCGTTGAGGACATCGACGACGACGACCAGCGGACGATCGCCGATGCGTCTCCACAGGATGTCGATAACGAACTGGCACGCCGAGTACTGAAATCACTATACCTCTTGCAGCGTCTCGACTGGATCCCCAACACCGCTTCAAACATCGCGACTACCCTGTACTACGAAATAAGGGATATGAGCGCCTTCGAGAGCGACGTTGAAGAGGTATTAGAGCAGTTGGTCGAAGAAGGATACGTTGGTCGTGGCGAGGAAGGATACCGGTTCCTGCAGGAATCGGAACGTAAACTCGAGGACGAAATCGCGTCTGTAAAGGTTAACGAAGGGAGAGTCCGGGGCCGCTCAAAGGAATTCGTTCGTGAAGCCTTGGACAGTGCTGATACAGTCCGATACCGAGAACAGCCGTTCCCGGTTTCAGTCGAAGTAGACGGCGAACAGCTCTCCGGTAGCGGCCATATCCACCTTCACGCCTACTCACCGGTTCACCAGCAGTTCGAAGAAATTAACCCACGGACGCTGAAGACCCAGAGCTTCGATCAAGAGGATACAATCTACTGGATCGCTGACGATAGCGATGCAAACGATATCAAGAGCCGAATCAAACGGATCAAGCAGATCGAACAAATTGCGACGGAAAAACAGGGTCAGCAACTCAGTACTGAAGAGCAGGAAGCACTCGATCAAAAGAAAGAGGACCTTGGTCGAATGCGACGTAGTGTCCAGCGGGACATCGAGATCGCTTTCCAGACTGGAACGCTGATTTACCACGGGAACGAGACAGAACTGGAAGAGTCGGGAACGCGTCTCGATCGAATCATCCAAGACCCGGCTCGAGACGCCGTTGAGCGCGTTTTCACCAAGCTCGAAGATGGCCTCGGGAGTGTCAGTAACCGAAACATCGAGAAGCTGTTCGAAGATCTCGAAGGCCGATCGAATCCGGCCGTATTCAAAGAGTTGAACGTCGTTCTCGATGGCGAACTAAATCCTGAGGCGCGGATCGCGACTGAGGTCGCCGACGAGATCGACTCGCGGGAGAAGGCCGGTGACGTTCCTACCGGAAAGGCGTTGATCGAGCACTTCTCCGAGCCACCGTACGGTTGGAGCCGCGATGTTGTCCGGCTGGCGGCGGCCGTGTTGTTCAGAAACGGATCGATTATGGCGATCTACAAGGAGCAAACCTTCGACAGCTACGTCGACGACGGCGCTCAAGATGTATTCACTCAGATATCGAAGTTCCGCGAGGCTTCTTTCAAAGAGCGTGAAACGGTCGATCCAGAAACCCGAAACGAGGCAAAGCAACTGCTCGATATCCTCTTCGATAAGAAAGTCAAGCAGACCGATCAGGAGGTTGCTCAGGGGATCTCGGAGGCTGCAAGCGAATGGATCGAGACGTGTAAGGAGCGACAGACAAATCTCGACGACGCGTTCTTCCCGCTGCGGGACGAACCCAAGCGGCTCGTCACGTTACTCACAGCGATTCGAGACAAAGGTACGTCGGCGGCAAAGATCAACGCCTTCCTCGAGCACGAGGACGAACTCGAGGACTTGGTCGGAACGGTGAAGAAGGTCGTCGAATTCGATCGATCGGGCAAGCTCGATAAGTATGCGATCTACCGTGAATTCCTTGAAAACGAGTGGGAGGAGTTCAAAGACCTCGCGGAGACATCCTCGTTCGTCGAGATCAGTGACGACGTAAACGAGGCAGCACGTCAGCTCGAAGGGGAAATCGACTCGAGAGCGGTAATCGAGAACTGGTCGAACATCGAGACCGACTACCGAACGGTTGCGAACACATACGCCCGAACGTACGAGGACCTCTACAAGCAGCGATACGAGCTGTATTCGCGGGCCGCGGACGACGTGCGGGCACAAGGAACCGATCTCGATGCCGATGATCTCGAGACGGCCGTTGAGCCGCTCACCAATCGGATGGGGAGTTCGTCGATCTCTGTGGATATCGATGGGCGTTCGCATCTGAACCTCAATCCAAGCCTGAAACAGCTGACTGAGTATCTCCAGACCGTCGATTC
This window harbors:
- the brxC gene encoding BREX system P-loop protein BrxC, whose translation is MSSNTITTIDEIFYRSIDRHINRVVKVEQDDTETVKQELDEYVLTGSLEQHYLKILEAIRDTEHNPTDETGVWISGFFGSGKSHFMKILGYILEDKTLPDGRSAAEAFKPRAQDETLKATVDAVSRTFDSEVLMFQIGSRTSRAGEDSITDVINREFNRKQGYAELPWVARLEEDLEKEGRYEAFKEAVEANDGRNWEEIQQSAAFIEPKIEQGLVDAVPNFDEQDAKNAIENVKDEPEITPASLAERILDYVEQKEAETDQDVRFFVFLDEISQFIGDDEQLLLELQSIAEKFGEKGMGKLWLGVTSQEKLEELVPGVLAKNLEESKVGDRFPHQTDLISDNLDDVVRDRILQKKGDAIPSIKTLYGDNEGRLSARYKLNSSRQMETIDDESFVECYPFLPYQLEILPQIFAALRGRGSDDRLTGRERTLIDVTQSVFNEPHNLRNRELGALATLDLVYEEIVEDIDDDDQRTIADASPQDVDNELARRVLKSLYLLQRLDWIPNTASNIATTLYYEIRDMSAFESDVEEVLEQLVEEGYVGRGEEGYRFLQESERKLEDEIASVKVNEGRVRGRSKEFVREALDSADTVRYREQPFPVSVEVDGEQLSGSGHIHLHAYSPVHQQFEEINPRTLKTQSFDQEDTIYWIADDSDANDIKSRIKRIKQIEQIATEKQGQQLSTEEQEALDQKKEDLGRMRRSVQRDIEIAFQTGTLIYHGNETELEESGTRLDRIIQDPARDAVERVFTKLEDGLGSVSNRNIEKLFEDLEGRSNPAVFKELNVVLDGELNPEARIATEVADEIDSREKAGDVPTGKALIEHFSEPPYGWSRDVVRLAAAVLFRNGSIMAIYKEQTFDSYVDDGAQDVFTQISKFREASFKERETVDPETRNEAKQLLDILFDKKVKQTDQEVAQGISEAASEWIETCKERQTNLDDAFFPLRDEPKRLVTLLTAIRDKGTSAAKINAFLEHEDELEDLVGTVKKVVEFDRSGKLDKYAIYREFLENEWEEFKDLAETSSFVEISDDVNEAARQLEGEIDSRAVIENWSNIETDYRTVANTYARTYEDLYKQRYELYSRAADDVRAQGTDLDADDLETAVEPLTNRMGSSSISVDIDGRSHLNLNPSLKQLTEYLQTVDSYRKQSRDRIDELRPEDEDVTHYRVNLEEFFGGVIVTEEEELDAPVDRLRTEVLELLDEEGDVEIHFE
- a CDS encoding BrxA family protein; the encoded protein is MMTQPDSEDVEYDSWIAHNTTYIEETKRVLEEYVELQSFEETKERVIGDNILNKDTNKYRRDVFREIARRYIPYEDEYAETPLMRVLASEVDETIKEWILYYEFSQNELIHRLTVDFLYGKYTSGSLLIQAPEIREYITVLGEDHPEIQEWSQSTLEEASTKYLSALKNFGLLKGTQEKEFEVFYVPDEAIAYVCYQLCEDDAETVEELVSHPDWRLFLFDEDEVRRRLQGISPRYIRYEKRGSTERIEPVFDDVYEAIDDF
- a CDS encoding BrxE family protein, which gives rise to MSSGSLEGTLETVQEELESLGVEDALAREVVSYRLLVERLGEERNNEWWESLVFTETGRDRLEEVTPKTAVKARIDLAQRIGKKVEQDRVSDNTVSLFYLGPTAESQIDAELENIEKEDVPFETLESLSITFDETGWADDLVDDTEPAIDTTDTVMQIGEITDKSDLKSRRTLREVARQCVVAYGQSTHNDLRVPYYNIDR
- a CDS encoding BREX protein BrxB domain-containing protein; the protein is MEELESLTIDNRERIGRRTGVPFIVFTYDPKDEFSVDDTVEAYVKKLRNRGQSVEWIDMRDLVFTLLEEEHILDAVIEKEQANEGELRQGLSSVLLGGRTDEQGLIAETIKDRIADVDTAVVYRTGVLYPFAGISSILMQLENEIETPFVVFYPAVKEDKSLKFLDKTEGTYYRARVI